The genomic region CGAAGGGTTGCAGGTTTGCCCCTAGGTGTCCCCTAGCCATGCCAGTGTGTAGTGAGAGGGAGCCTGAGTTCGCTAGGGTTGAGGGATTCCATTACGTGGCCTGCCACGCGGTGAATAGGAAATGATAGAGGGAAAAAGCTTAAGGGTGTACTTCAAGTCCAGGGATGTCCTAGTTAAGGCCCTTGATGGGGTAAACGTTAGCGTGAAGGATAAGGAGATTGTGGGCATAGTTGGTGAGTCTGGAAGCGGTAAAACTACCCTGGGAAGGACGATCCTTAACCTACAGAGACCGGACTCAGGAGAAGTACTCTGGAATGGAAAGAACGTGTTCAAGTTAAAGGGTAAAGAGGAGAAGGAGTTCAGAAGACAAAATCAAATCATCTACCAAAACCCGTATGAGGCGGTGGACATTAGACTGAAGGTTTACGACATAGTCGCGGAGGGTCTTAGGGTTCACAACATTCCCAAGAATAGAGAGGAGGAGAGGAAGATAGTCTTGGATACCTTGAGAGACGTTGGCCTTACGCCTGAGGAGGAATATGCGAAATCGCTTCCCAATCAGCTCTCTGGTGGACAGTTACAAAGGGTAGCTATAGCCAGGGCTCTGGTCCTTAACCCTTCCTTCATGGTCGCAGACGAACCGGTGTCCATGCTAGATATGTCCATAAGGGCCGGAGTTCTGGACATTTTTAAGCGTCTCAGAGATGAGAGGGGGATAAGTATAATGATGATTACCCACGACATCTCAACCCTGGGATACGTAGCGGACAGGATATACGTAATGTATCAGGGGAAGGTTATAGAACATGGTTCCACGGATGCCGTTCTAGATAAACCCCTTCATCCCTACACTCAGGGCTTAATCTCAGCCGTTCCAATTCCCGACCCATCAGGTAGGGCAAGTCTGTTCTCCGTGAAGGTGAAGGAGGAAACTGAGCCCTATAACGGGAAAGGATGCAAATACTATCCGAAATGTCCCTTTGCCATGGCCTCCTGCAGGGAAAAAGAACCAGAATTATCGGGTGTATCCAGTGACCACTACGTCGCATGCTTCCTATACTGAGGAGAGATCCCTGGTTACGAGAAAGGAACTCATTTTCTCCACGATCTTCGTGATAGCAGGGGGATTCGTTGGGATCCTTACGAGTCCCGAGCTTTTCCTAGTGATACTGCCCCTGTCCGTCTCAGTTCTCCTCTTCAAGGAATGGAAGCTCTTTAGGGGAATGCGAGAACTTCAGAGGACTGGGGTTCTGAGGTTTGAGCCCAGATTTAAAACCAACAGGAAAGAGGCCAATAGAAGCTTAGTTGTGGTTCTCCTGCTTATAGCTACGCCTATGGTCCTCTCGTTCTTCCTTCCTCCACTTCCTTGGCTAGCTATAACCATGGCTATCGTAATGTCTTGGCCTGCCTCCAACCTTTTAGAGGGTATGACCCAGTTAACTATAGAGAAAAGGACAGGGAAGAAGCTAAGAAAATTCTACACCTGGACATCGTTCAGGGACGACGTAGTGATGAAGGATTATGGCTGGTCACTGAAATGAACCTAAACTACTAGAGAATTGCTCCACTTATTGTGCATTCTAGACGTATAAATCTGTATGCAGCAACAAACTTGAGCGTTTTTTCCACATTAATGAATGTTCCCCTTTACTATGTTGATGAGTGTTTAAA from Metallosphaera sedula DSM 5348 harbors:
- a CDS encoding ABC transporter ATP-binding protein, encoding MIEGKSLRVYFKSRDVLVKALDGVNVSVKDKEIVGIVGESGSGKTTLGRTILNLQRPDSGEVLWNGKNVFKLKGKEEKEFRRQNQIIYQNPYEAVDIRLKVYDIVAEGLRVHNIPKNREEERKIVLDTLRDVGLTPEEEYAKSLPNQLSGGQLQRVAIARALVLNPSFMVADEPVSMLDMSIRAGVLDIFKRLRDERGISIMMITHDISTLGYVADRIYVMYQGKVIEHGSTDAVLDKPLHPYTQGLISAVPIPDPSGRASLFSVKVKEETEPYNGKGCKYYPKCPFAMASCREKEPELSGVSSDHYVACFLY